The sequence aagtcgggttttccgGCAATTCTAtagggaaatgaaaaaaaaccgcCTTATTATAGTTTTGAGTTAATATTCTTGTCTTGTCATTCAAATACTCTCAATATAACTTTTTTATCATCTATCTTATTTTTGACACAAGTTTGTGTATATACAGACTGATTCGGGTAGTCCCCAGAATTGTGCTTTAACGCATCCgcacatttgaacttgatcgttAATACGTTGTCAAATTTTACGCAGGTATATAATACCAAGTctttacttcactttatcaatttatcaataaacaaatattacagaatATCATTTCTCGTGGGTCTTCTGATGTTGATCCAAAGCACCGATgcgataaaacatttttgaacatTTATCGCACTGGTAAATTTTGGTTTGATGTTTGGtctgtataaaaaaatattaactttaTTGTGCGTTGtacataataataaaattttaattaccttatgataattgagtttgatcATGCTCTCAAAAGTTTCGTTACATCGCTCACAGCGAACCGATGCACCCGGTTCTCGAGGATCTGTGTGACATTTCAAATGTCTTATCAACTTGTACTTATTACTGTATTCTTTATTGCAAATGTTACATTTTGGTACGCCTTCTGAATGTATATATTCAATATGCGTTTTCAGCTTACTTTTTAACATTCGATGACAGATGGGACATTTTTCTCTAAATCCTTGATGCTTGCTCTGAAAGACAAGTACTTTTAGTATCTCATAATGTATCACGCGGTTAACTAAAACTTACATATATGTGATCCTCAAAACTGCTGCGATGTTCGAACGTACGATGTCTGCATAATTCACATTTGTACTGAGTAATTTCCTGATGGATTTCAAGCAAGTGCTTTCTTAGATTGTAGAAATTGAATTCCTTTTCGCATTTTGGGCACGTCTGTGTTCTAATATCATGACAACTGTCTACATGATCCCGGGCTGCATCTATGTCTTTGAATAATGTTTCTTCTTGGCACTCCTCACAACGGAAGCGATAACCTTGGTGAATTTGCTGAATAATGTCAGACGGGAATAATATATCACATACATCAGAGGTTGAATATTTTGTAGACAAGTGTGGCAGAGCAGTTTCTTTCAGAAAATGGCTATTTTAATCTATGATATTTAAATAGACACTGAATAGCACTTCTTTGGGAACAATTTAAAATCTt comes from Malaya genurostris strain Urasoe2022 chromosome 3, Malgen_1.1, whole genome shotgun sequence and encodes:
- the LOC131438752 gene encoding zinc finger protein 58-like, producing the protein MRINMVSKNRRTSKKNDKLEETDRHKCWICPAKFFDNEEQYHQHTEQIHQGYRFRCEECQEETLFKDIDAARDHVDSCHDIRTQTCPKCEKEFNFYNLRKHLLEIHQEITQYKCELCRHRTFEHRSSFEDHIYSKHQGFREKCPICHRMLKSKLKTHIEYIHSEGVPKCNICNKEYSNKYKLIRHLKCHTDPREPGASVRCERCNETFESMIKLNYHKTKHQTKIYQCDKCSKMFYRIGALDQHQKTHEK